One genomic window of Elaeis guineensis isolate ETL-2024a chromosome 2, EG11, whole genome shotgun sequence includes the following:
- the LOC105054007 gene encoding 5-methyltetrahydropteroyltriglutamate--homocysteine methyltransferase 1 isoform X1 — protein MKSRQLHGPKLDLPRSDKKISERKKEKETMLSAPAIYKPSLLSSSSSHAFPSLLNLSHRHRRPSFIQMGRVRAVASHIVGYPRIGPRRELKFALESFWDGRSSAEDLEKVANDLRLSVWKQMADAGTKFIPSNTFSYYDHILDTTSMLGAVPHRYGWTGGEIGFDVYFSMARGNATLRAMEMTKWFDTNYHYIVPELGPDLKFSYASHKTVAEYKEAKELGIETIPVLIGPVSYLLLSKLAEGVEISFSLLSLLQKIIPVYKEVVSELKAAGATWVQFDEPTLVLDLDSDQLKAFTDAYTQLEESLHGLNVLVETYFADVPSDAYRVVTGLRGVSAIGFDLVHGEKTLKLIQNLGFPPNKYLFAGVVDGRNIWANDLSASLRTLKTLEGIAGKEKLVVSTSCSLLHTPVDLVNETKLDSEIKSWLAFAAQKIMEVNELAKALRVEKNEAFFSANAVAQASRKSSPRVNDKAVQEAASALMGSDHQRPTPVTSRLDAQQKKLNLPILPTTTIGSFPQTMDLRRIRREYKESKISEAEYVKAIKEEISKVVQFQEELDIDVLVHGEPERNDMVEYFGEQLKGFAFTVNGWVQSYGSRCVKPPIIYGDVSRPKPMTVFWSTAAQSMTTRPIKGMLTGPVTILNWSFVRNDRLRFETCYQIALAMKNEVEDLEAAGISVIQIDEAALREGLPLRKSEQAFYLDWAVHAFRITSCYVKDTTQIHTHMCYSNFNDIIHSIIDMDADVVTIENSRSAEKLLSVFREGVRYHAGIGPGVYDIHSPRIPSTEEIGDSINKMLAVLEKNVLWVNPDCGLKTRKFSEVKPALANMVAAAQLLRTQLASA, from the exons ATGAAGTCGCGTCAACTTCACGGACCAAAACTTGACCTGCCGAGGAGCGACAAAAAGATCTCCGaacgaaagaaagagaaagaaacaatGCTATCGGCCCCTGCAATATACAAACCATCgcttctctcctcctcctcctcccacgCTTTCCCCTCCCTTCTTAATCTTTCCCACCGCCACCGCCGCCCAAG TTTCATTCAAATGGGCCGTGTTAGAGCTGTGGCTTCACATATTGTCGGCTATCCTCGCATTGGTCCAAGGAGAGAGCTTAAGTTTGCTTTAGAGTCTTTTTGGGATGGAAGGAGCAGTGCTGAGGATCTGGAAAAGGTTGCCAATGATTTGCGCCTGTCTGTCTGGAAACAAATGGCTGATGCAGGAACCAAGTTCATTCCCTCCAATACCTTTTCATACTATGATCACATCTTAGATACGACTTCCATGCTTGGTGCAGTACCTCACAGATATGGATGGACTGGAGGTGAGATAGGATTTGATGTTTATTTCTCTATGGCCAGGGGTAATGCCACTCTACGTGCTATGGAAATGACCAAATGGTTTGATACAAATTA TCATTATATAGTACCTGAACTGGGACCAGACCTTAAGTTCTCATATGCTTCCCATAAGACAGTTGCTGAATACAAAGAGGCCAAAGAG CTTGGTATTGAGACTATCCCAGTACTCATTGGTCCAGTTTCCTACTTGCTACTGTCAAAGCTAGCAGAGGGTGTTGAGATATCATTTTCCCTTCTTTCATTGCTCCAGAAAATTATTCCAGTTTACAA GGAAGTTGTATCAGAGTTGAAAGCTGCTGGAGCTACCTGGGTGCAGTTTGATGAACCGACACTTGTGCTGGATTTAGACTCTGATCAGCTGAAAGCATTTACAGATGCTTACACACAGCTTGAAGAGTCATTACATGGTTTGAATGTTCTTGTTGAAACCTACTTTGCTGACGTCCCTTCTGATGCATACAG GGTTGTCACCGGATTGAGGGGAGTCTCAGCTATTGGGTTTgatcttgtgcatggagagaagACTCTTAAACTGATCCAGAATCTTGGTTTTCCTCCTAACAAGTATCTCTTTGCTGGAGTTGTTGATGGCAGAAATATTTGGGCTAATGATCTGTCAGCATCTCTGAGAACCCTGAAAACCCTTGAGGGCATTGCAGGCAAAG AAAAACTTGTTGTTTCTACTTCCTGTTCACTTCTGCACACTCCTGTTGACTTGGTTAATGAAACAAAGCTGGACAGTGAAATCAAGTCTTGGCTAGCCTTTGCAGCACAGAAAATAATGGAAGTAAATGAGTTGGCAAAAGCATTGAGGGTTGAAAAGAACGAG GCATTCTTTTCTGCAAATGCTGTTGCTCAAGCATCTAGGAAGTCATCTCCTAGAGTCAATGATAAGGCTGTTCAGGAAGCA GCATCTGCTTTGATGGGTTCTGACCACCAACGTCCCACCCCAGTGACCTCCAGGCTTGATGCACAACAAAAGAAACTGAACCTTCCCATTCTTCCAACAACAACCATTGGGTCCTTTCCACAAACTATGGACCTCAGGAGAATCCGTCGGGAATACAAAGAGAGCAA GATAtctgaggcagagtatgtcaagGCCATCAAAGAAGAAATCAGTAAGGTTGTTCAGTTTCAAGAAGAACTCGACATCGATGTCCTTGTTCATGGAGAACCTGAG CGAAATGACATGGTGGAGTACTTCGGGGAACAGCTGAAGGGATTTGCCTTCACTGTCAATGGCTGGGTTCAATCATATGGTTCGCGCTGTGTCAAACCACCAATCATCTATGGAGATGTGAGCCGGCCCAAACCTATGACTGTTTTTTGGTCTACAGCTGCACAGAGCATGACCACTCGTCCAATCAAAGGAATGTTAACTGGGCCAGTCACAATACTCAACTGGTCCTTTGTTAGGAATGATCGACTGAG GTTTGAGACATGCTATCAGATTGCCTTGGCAATGAAAAATGAAGTTGAAGATTTGGAAGCAGCCGGTATTTCA GTGATCCAGATCGATGAGGCTGCTCTTCGAGAAGGGCTACCACTACGCAAATCAGAGCAAGCCTTCTATCTTGACTGGGCAGTGCATGCTTTCAGAATAACAAGCTGTTATGTGAAGGATACAACTCAG ATCCATACGCATATGTGCTATTCCAACTTCAACGACATAATTCACTCGATCATTGACATGGATGCTGATGTGGTCACAATTGAGAACTCACGATCTGCTGAGAAACTCCTTTCAGTCTTCAGGGAAGGGGTGAGATACCATGCAGGGATCGGTCCTGGGGTTTATGACATCCATTCCCCTCGGATCCCATCTACTGAAGAGATAGGGGACAGCATCAACAAGATGTTGGCTGTCCTGGAGAAGAACGTACTCTGGGTTAATCCGGATTGTGGTCTCAAGACCAGGAAGTTCTCGGAGGTTAAACCAgctctggccaacatggtggctGCAGCACAATTGCTCAGAACTCAGCTGGCAAGCGCCTAG
- the LOC105054007 gene encoding 5-methyltetrahydropteroyltriglutamate--homocysteine methyltransferase isoform X2 — MDWSHYIVPELGPDLKFSYASHKTVAEYKEAKELGIETIPVLIGPVSYLLLSKLAEGVEISFSLLSLLQKIIPVYKEVVSELKAAGATWVQFDEPTLVLDLDSDQLKAFTDAYTQLEESLHGLNVLVETYFADVPSDAYRVVTGLRGVSAIGFDLVHGEKTLKLIQNLGFPPNKYLFAGVVDGRNIWANDLSASLRTLKTLEGIAGKEKLVVSTSCSLLHTPVDLVNETKLDSEIKSWLAFAAQKIMEVNELAKALRVEKNEAFFSANAVAQASRKSSPRVNDKAVQEAASALMGSDHQRPTPVTSRLDAQQKKLNLPILPTTTIGSFPQTMDLRRIRREYKESKISEAEYVKAIKEEISKVVQFQEELDIDVLVHGEPERNDMVEYFGEQLKGFAFTVNGWVQSYGSRCVKPPIIYGDVSRPKPMTVFWSTAAQSMTTRPIKGMLTGPVTILNWSFVRNDRLRFETCYQIALAMKNEVEDLEAAGISVIQIDEAALREGLPLRKSEQAFYLDWAVHAFRITSCYVKDTTQIHTHMCYSNFNDIIHSIIDMDADVVTIENSRSAEKLLSVFREGVRYHAGIGPGVYDIHSPRIPSTEEIGDSINKMLAVLEKNVLWVNPDCGLKTRKFSEVKPALANMVAAAQLLRTQLASA; from the exons ATGGACTGGAG TCATTATATAGTACCTGAACTGGGACCAGACCTTAAGTTCTCATATGCTTCCCATAAGACAGTTGCTGAATACAAAGAGGCCAAAGAG CTTGGTATTGAGACTATCCCAGTACTCATTGGTCCAGTTTCCTACTTGCTACTGTCAAAGCTAGCAGAGGGTGTTGAGATATCATTTTCCCTTCTTTCATTGCTCCAGAAAATTATTCCAGTTTACAA GGAAGTTGTATCAGAGTTGAAAGCTGCTGGAGCTACCTGGGTGCAGTTTGATGAACCGACACTTGTGCTGGATTTAGACTCTGATCAGCTGAAAGCATTTACAGATGCTTACACACAGCTTGAAGAGTCATTACATGGTTTGAATGTTCTTGTTGAAACCTACTTTGCTGACGTCCCTTCTGATGCATACAG GGTTGTCACCGGATTGAGGGGAGTCTCAGCTATTGGGTTTgatcttgtgcatggagagaagACTCTTAAACTGATCCAGAATCTTGGTTTTCCTCCTAACAAGTATCTCTTTGCTGGAGTTGTTGATGGCAGAAATATTTGGGCTAATGATCTGTCAGCATCTCTGAGAACCCTGAAAACCCTTGAGGGCATTGCAGGCAAAG AAAAACTTGTTGTTTCTACTTCCTGTTCACTTCTGCACACTCCTGTTGACTTGGTTAATGAAACAAAGCTGGACAGTGAAATCAAGTCTTGGCTAGCCTTTGCAGCACAGAAAATAATGGAAGTAAATGAGTTGGCAAAAGCATTGAGGGTTGAAAAGAACGAG GCATTCTTTTCTGCAAATGCTGTTGCTCAAGCATCTAGGAAGTCATCTCCTAGAGTCAATGATAAGGCTGTTCAGGAAGCA GCATCTGCTTTGATGGGTTCTGACCACCAACGTCCCACCCCAGTGACCTCCAGGCTTGATGCACAACAAAAGAAACTGAACCTTCCCATTCTTCCAACAACAACCATTGGGTCCTTTCCACAAACTATGGACCTCAGGAGAATCCGTCGGGAATACAAAGAGAGCAA GATAtctgaggcagagtatgtcaagGCCATCAAAGAAGAAATCAGTAAGGTTGTTCAGTTTCAAGAAGAACTCGACATCGATGTCCTTGTTCATGGAGAACCTGAG CGAAATGACATGGTGGAGTACTTCGGGGAACAGCTGAAGGGATTTGCCTTCACTGTCAATGGCTGGGTTCAATCATATGGTTCGCGCTGTGTCAAACCACCAATCATCTATGGAGATGTGAGCCGGCCCAAACCTATGACTGTTTTTTGGTCTACAGCTGCACAGAGCATGACCACTCGTCCAATCAAAGGAATGTTAACTGGGCCAGTCACAATACTCAACTGGTCCTTTGTTAGGAATGATCGACTGAG GTTTGAGACATGCTATCAGATTGCCTTGGCAATGAAAAATGAAGTTGAAGATTTGGAAGCAGCCGGTATTTCA GTGATCCAGATCGATGAGGCTGCTCTTCGAGAAGGGCTACCACTACGCAAATCAGAGCAAGCCTTCTATCTTGACTGGGCAGTGCATGCTTTCAGAATAACAAGCTGTTATGTGAAGGATACAACTCAG ATCCATACGCATATGTGCTATTCCAACTTCAACGACATAATTCACTCGATCATTGACATGGATGCTGATGTGGTCACAATTGAGAACTCACGATCTGCTGAGAAACTCCTTTCAGTCTTCAGGGAAGGGGTGAGATACCATGCAGGGATCGGTCCTGGGGTTTATGACATCCATTCCCCTCGGATCCCATCTACTGAAGAGATAGGGGACAGCATCAACAAGATGTTGGCTGTCCTGGAGAAGAACGTACTCTGGGTTAATCCGGATTGTGGTCTCAAGACCAGGAAGTTCTCGGAGGTTAAACCAgctctggccaacatggtggctGCAGCACAATTGCTCAGAACTCAGCTGGCAAGCGCCTAG
- the LOC105054087 gene encoding uncharacterized protein isoform X2 codes for MEEWETPNGSPTHSYDPRPSSGQPILQERRLGSRTQKPCPFLTPILHRFLFVFLELDIYGLPLMMVLHFWQLDYDPSRELLGLDVDPQSKHANRGAPKLRSWFGPNGQYIRELPCPSCRGRGYTPCTECGIERSRSDCSQCNGKGIRTCRQCLGDCVIWEESIDERLWEKARSSSPLKVKEDDEVDKLDINVDFSRKSKRVYQSPSPEVSLKISRSLRSLNAKTGLFSKRMKIIHRDPILHAQRVASIKKAKGTAEARLQASEAMKAFFGDPENRIKRSIAMKGVKFYCRNCGEEGHRGYYCPTIRKNLGKLQFRCRLCGEKGHNRRTCGRSKVERAPKRGNQSTSRRCTLCGQNGHNRRTCPKSTETEAVFSNTQEGTQFEMTFGMPWSANHEKA; via the exons ATGGAGGAGTGGGAGACTCCGAACGGCTCTCCAACCCATTCCTACGATCCGCGTCCTTCCTCGGGCCAACCCATCCTCCAGGAACGAAGACTCGGTTCCCGCACTCAAAAACCCTGTCCATTTCTTACCCCAATCTTGCATAGATTTCTTTTTGTGTTTCTAGAACTCGACATCTATGGGCTTcctctgatgatggtccttcATTTTTGGCAGCTCGATTACGATCCTTCGAGGGAGCTCCTAGGTCTCGATGTCGACCCGCAGTCAAA GCATGCTAATCGTGGTGCACCAAAACTAAGGTCCTGGTTTGGTCCAAATGGCCAATACATAAGGGAGCTACCTTGTCCGAGTTGCAGGGGCAGGGGTTATACACCCTGTACAGAGTGTGGAATTGAGAGATCGAGATCTGACTGTTCTCAATGTAATGGAAAG GGTATTAGAACTTGTCGCCAGTGCTTGGGAGATTGTGTAATATGGGAAGAGTCAATTGATGAGCGACTATGGGAGAAAGCTCGATCTAG CTCTCCTCTAAAGGTGAAGGAAGATGATGAAGTCGACAAACTGGATATAAATgttgatttttcaagaaaatcaaaacgtGTATACCAGTCACCATCTCCTGAAGTTAGCTTAAAGATCAGCAGATCACTGAGG AGTCTCAATGCGAAAACAGGATTGTTTAGTAAGCGTATGAAGATTATACACAGAGATCCTATTCTACATGCTCAAAGAGTAGCTTCAATCAAG AAAGCAAAAGGGACTGCTGAAGCAAGGTTGCAAGCTTCTGAAGCTATGAAAGCTTTTTTTGGTGATCCAGAGAATCGCATTAAGAGAAGCATAGCCATGAAAG GAGTGAAATTTTATTGCCGCAACTGCGGGGAGGAAGGGCACAGAGGATACTACTGCCCAACAATCAGGAAAAACTTAGGTAAGTTGCAGTTCCGATGTCGCTTATGTGGGGAAAAGGGACACAACCGTCGGACTTGTGGAAGATCCAAGGTAGAGAGAGCACCGAAGAGGGGAAACCAGAGTACCTCCCGTCGGTGCACATTATGTGGCCAGAATGGCCATAATCgtagaacatgtccaaaatctaCTGAAACAGAAGCAGTCTTTTCAAATACCCAAGAAGGCACACAG TTTGAGATGACTTTTGGGATGCCATGGTCTGCTAACCATGAAAAagcttag
- the LOC105054087 gene encoding uncharacterized protein isoform X4: protein MFSIYSSLRLSLPLGRWRSGRLRTALQPIPTIRVLPRANPSSRNEDSLDYDPSRELLGLDVDPQSKHANRGAPKLRSWFGPNGQYIRELPCPSCRGRGYTPCTECGIERSRSDCSQCNGKGIRTCRQCLGDCVIWEESIDERLWEKARSSSPLKVKEDDEVDKLDINVDFSRKSKRVYQSPSPEVSLKISRSLRSLNAKTGLFSKRMKIIHRDPILHAQRVASIKKAKGTAEARLQASEAMKAFFGDPENRIKRSIAMKGVKFYCRNCGEEGHRGYYCPTIRKNLGKLQFRCRLCGEKGHNRRTCGRSKVERAPKRGNQSTSRRCTLCGQNGHNRRTCPKSTETEAVFSNTQEGTQVSSTKSTYLCSFCLERGHNKRTCPRKDSI, encoded by the exons ATGTTCTCGATCTATTCCTCCCTTCGGCTCTCGCTGCCTCTCGGGAGATGGAGGAGTGGGAGACTCCGAACGGCTCTCCAACCCATTCCTACGATCCGCGTCCTTCCTCGGGCCAACCCATCCTCCAGGAACGAAGACTCG CTCGATTACGATCCTTCGAGGGAGCTCCTAGGTCTCGATGTCGACCCGCAGTCAAA GCATGCTAATCGTGGTGCACCAAAACTAAGGTCCTGGTTTGGTCCAAATGGCCAATACATAAGGGAGCTACCTTGTCCGAGTTGCAGGGGCAGGGGTTATACACCCTGTACAGAGTGTGGAATTGAGAGATCGAGATCTGACTGTTCTCAATGTAATGGAAAG GGTATTAGAACTTGTCGCCAGTGCTTGGGAGATTGTGTAATATGGGAAGAGTCAATTGATGAGCGACTATGGGAGAAAGCTCGATCTAG CTCTCCTCTAAAGGTGAAGGAAGATGATGAAGTCGACAAACTGGATATAAATgttgatttttcaagaaaatcaaaacgtGTATACCAGTCACCATCTCCTGAAGTTAGCTTAAAGATCAGCAGATCACTGAGG AGTCTCAATGCGAAAACAGGATTGTTTAGTAAGCGTATGAAGATTATACACAGAGATCCTATTCTACATGCTCAAAGAGTAGCTTCAATCAAG AAAGCAAAAGGGACTGCTGAAGCAAGGTTGCAAGCTTCTGAAGCTATGAAAGCTTTTTTTGGTGATCCAGAGAATCGCATTAAGAGAAGCATAGCCATGAAAG GAGTGAAATTTTATTGCCGCAACTGCGGGGAGGAAGGGCACAGAGGATACTACTGCCCAACAATCAGGAAAAACTTAGGTAAGTTGCAGTTCCGATGTCGCTTATGTGGGGAAAAGGGACACAACCGTCGGACTTGTGGAAGATCCAAGGTAGAGAGAGCACCGAAGAGGGGAAACCAGAGTACCTCCCGTCGGTGCACATTATGTGGCCAGAATGGCCATAATCgtagaacatgtccaaaatctaCTGAAACAGAAGCAGTCTTTTCAAATACCCAAGAAGGCACACAGGTTTCTTCTACTAAAAGTACTTATTTATGTAGTTTCTGCTTAGAGAGGGGGCATAATAAAAGAACATGTCCTAGGAAAGATTCTATCTGA
- the LOC105054087 gene encoding uncharacterized protein isoform X3: MFSIYSSLRLSLPLGRWRSGRLRTALQPIPTIRVLPRANPSSRNEDSVPALKNPLDYDPSRELLGLDVDPQSKHANRGAPKLRSWFGPNGQYIRELPCPSCRGRGYTPCTECGIERSRSDCSQCNGKGIRTCRQCLGDCVIWEESIDERLWEKARSSSPLKVKEDDEVDKLDINVDFSRKSKRVYQSPSPEVSLKISRSLRSLNAKTGLFSKRMKIIHRDPILHAQRVASIKKAKGTAEARLQASEAMKAFFGDPENRIKRSIAMKGVKFYCRNCGEEGHRGYYCPTIRKNLGKLQFRCRLCGEKGHNRRTCGRSKVERAPKRGNQSTSRRCTLCGQNGHNRRTCPKSTETEAVFSNTQEGTQVSSTKSTYLCSFCLERGHNKRTCPRKDSI, translated from the exons ATGTTCTCGATCTATTCCTCCCTTCGGCTCTCGCTGCCTCTCGGGAGATGGAGGAGTGGGAGACTCCGAACGGCTCTCCAACCCATTCCTACGATCCGCGTCCTTCCTCGGGCCAACCCATCCTCCAGGAACGAAGACTCGGTTCCCGCACTCAAAAACCCT CTCGATTACGATCCTTCGAGGGAGCTCCTAGGTCTCGATGTCGACCCGCAGTCAAA GCATGCTAATCGTGGTGCACCAAAACTAAGGTCCTGGTTTGGTCCAAATGGCCAATACATAAGGGAGCTACCTTGTCCGAGTTGCAGGGGCAGGGGTTATACACCCTGTACAGAGTGTGGAATTGAGAGATCGAGATCTGACTGTTCTCAATGTAATGGAAAG GGTATTAGAACTTGTCGCCAGTGCTTGGGAGATTGTGTAATATGGGAAGAGTCAATTGATGAGCGACTATGGGAGAAAGCTCGATCTAG CTCTCCTCTAAAGGTGAAGGAAGATGATGAAGTCGACAAACTGGATATAAATgttgatttttcaagaaaatcaaaacgtGTATACCAGTCACCATCTCCTGAAGTTAGCTTAAAGATCAGCAGATCACTGAGG AGTCTCAATGCGAAAACAGGATTGTTTAGTAAGCGTATGAAGATTATACACAGAGATCCTATTCTACATGCTCAAAGAGTAGCTTCAATCAAG AAAGCAAAAGGGACTGCTGAAGCAAGGTTGCAAGCTTCTGAAGCTATGAAAGCTTTTTTTGGTGATCCAGAGAATCGCATTAAGAGAAGCATAGCCATGAAAG GAGTGAAATTTTATTGCCGCAACTGCGGGGAGGAAGGGCACAGAGGATACTACTGCCCAACAATCAGGAAAAACTTAGGTAAGTTGCAGTTCCGATGTCGCTTATGTGGGGAAAAGGGACACAACCGTCGGACTTGTGGAAGATCCAAGGTAGAGAGAGCACCGAAGAGGGGAAACCAGAGTACCTCCCGTCGGTGCACATTATGTGGCCAGAATGGCCATAATCgtagaacatgtccaaaatctaCTGAAACAGAAGCAGTCTTTTCAAATACCCAAGAAGGCACACAGGTTTCTTCTACTAAAAGTACTTATTTATGTAGTTTCTGCTTAGAGAGGGGGCATAATAAAAGAACATGTCCTAGGAAAGATTCTATCTGA
- the LOC105054087 gene encoding uncharacterized protein isoform X1: protein MEEWETPNGSPTHSYDPRPSSGQPILQERRLGSRTQKPCPFLTPILHRFLFVFLELDIYGLPLMMVLHFWQLDYDPSRELLGLDVDPQSKHANRGAPKLRSWFGPNGQYIRELPCPSCRGRGYTPCTECGIERSRSDCSQCNGKGIRTCRQCLGDCVIWEESIDERLWEKARSSSPLKVKEDDEVDKLDINVDFSRKSKRVYQSPSPEVSLKISRSLRSLNAKTGLFSKRMKIIHRDPILHAQRVASIKKAKGTAEARLQASEAMKAFFGDPENRIKRSIAMKGVKFYCRNCGEEGHRGYYCPTIRKNLGKLQFRCRLCGEKGHNRRTCGRSKVERAPKRGNQSTSRRCTLCGQNGHNRRTCPKSTETEAVFSNTQEGTQVSSTKSTYLCSFCLERGHNKRTCPRKDSI from the exons ATGGAGGAGTGGGAGACTCCGAACGGCTCTCCAACCCATTCCTACGATCCGCGTCCTTCCTCGGGCCAACCCATCCTCCAGGAACGAAGACTCGGTTCCCGCACTCAAAAACCCTGTCCATTTCTTACCCCAATCTTGCATAGATTTCTTTTTGTGTTTCTAGAACTCGACATCTATGGGCTTcctctgatgatggtccttcATTTTTGGCAGCTCGATTACGATCCTTCGAGGGAGCTCCTAGGTCTCGATGTCGACCCGCAGTCAAA GCATGCTAATCGTGGTGCACCAAAACTAAGGTCCTGGTTTGGTCCAAATGGCCAATACATAAGGGAGCTACCTTGTCCGAGTTGCAGGGGCAGGGGTTATACACCCTGTACAGAGTGTGGAATTGAGAGATCGAGATCTGACTGTTCTCAATGTAATGGAAAG GGTATTAGAACTTGTCGCCAGTGCTTGGGAGATTGTGTAATATGGGAAGAGTCAATTGATGAGCGACTATGGGAGAAAGCTCGATCTAG CTCTCCTCTAAAGGTGAAGGAAGATGATGAAGTCGACAAACTGGATATAAATgttgatttttcaagaaaatcaaaacgtGTATACCAGTCACCATCTCCTGAAGTTAGCTTAAAGATCAGCAGATCACTGAGG AGTCTCAATGCGAAAACAGGATTGTTTAGTAAGCGTATGAAGATTATACACAGAGATCCTATTCTACATGCTCAAAGAGTAGCTTCAATCAAG AAAGCAAAAGGGACTGCTGAAGCAAGGTTGCAAGCTTCTGAAGCTATGAAAGCTTTTTTTGGTGATCCAGAGAATCGCATTAAGAGAAGCATAGCCATGAAAG GAGTGAAATTTTATTGCCGCAACTGCGGGGAGGAAGGGCACAGAGGATACTACTGCCCAACAATCAGGAAAAACTTAGGTAAGTTGCAGTTCCGATGTCGCTTATGTGGGGAAAAGGGACACAACCGTCGGACTTGTGGAAGATCCAAGGTAGAGAGAGCACCGAAGAGGGGAAACCAGAGTACCTCCCGTCGGTGCACATTATGTGGCCAGAATGGCCATAATCgtagaacatgtccaaaatctaCTGAAACAGAAGCAGTCTTTTCAAATACCCAAGAAGGCACACAGGTTTCTTCTACTAAAAGTACTTATTTATGTAGTTTCTGCTTAGAGAGGGGGCATAATAAAAGAACATGTCCTAGGAAAGATTCTATCTGA
- the LOC105054087 gene encoding uncharacterized protein isoform X5: MEEWETPNGSPTHSYDPRPSSGQPILQERRLGSRTQKPCPFLTPILHRFLFVFLELDIYGLPLMMVLHFWQLDYDPSRELLGLDVDPQSKHANRGAPKLRSWFGPNGQYIRELPCPSCRGRGYTPCTECGIERSRSDCSQCNGKGIRTCRQCLGDCVIWEESIDERLWEKARSSSPLKVKEDDEVDKLDINVDFSRKSKRVYQSPSPEVSLKISRSLRSLNAKTGLFSKRMKIIHRDPILHAQRVASIKKAKGTAEARLQASEAMKAFFGDPENRIKRSIAMKGVKFYCRNCGEEGHRGYYCPTIRKNLGKLQFRCRLCGEKGHNRRTCGRSKVERAPKRGNQSTSRRCTLCGQNGHNRRTCPKSTETEAVFSNTQEGTQCCW; the protein is encoded by the exons ATGGAGGAGTGGGAGACTCCGAACGGCTCTCCAACCCATTCCTACGATCCGCGTCCTTCCTCGGGCCAACCCATCCTCCAGGAACGAAGACTCGGTTCCCGCACTCAAAAACCCTGTCCATTTCTTACCCCAATCTTGCATAGATTTCTTTTTGTGTTTCTAGAACTCGACATCTATGGGCTTcctctgatgatggtccttcATTTTTGGCAGCTCGATTACGATCCTTCGAGGGAGCTCCTAGGTCTCGATGTCGACCCGCAGTCAAA GCATGCTAATCGTGGTGCACCAAAACTAAGGTCCTGGTTTGGTCCAAATGGCCAATACATAAGGGAGCTACCTTGTCCGAGTTGCAGGGGCAGGGGTTATACACCCTGTACAGAGTGTGGAATTGAGAGATCGAGATCTGACTGTTCTCAATGTAATGGAAAG GGTATTAGAACTTGTCGCCAGTGCTTGGGAGATTGTGTAATATGGGAAGAGTCAATTGATGAGCGACTATGGGAGAAAGCTCGATCTAG CTCTCCTCTAAAGGTGAAGGAAGATGATGAAGTCGACAAACTGGATATAAATgttgatttttcaagaaaatcaaaacgtGTATACCAGTCACCATCTCCTGAAGTTAGCTTAAAGATCAGCAGATCACTGAGG AGTCTCAATGCGAAAACAGGATTGTTTAGTAAGCGTATGAAGATTATACACAGAGATCCTATTCTACATGCTCAAAGAGTAGCTTCAATCAAG AAAGCAAAAGGGACTGCTGAAGCAAGGTTGCAAGCTTCTGAAGCTATGAAAGCTTTTTTTGGTGATCCAGAGAATCGCATTAAGAGAAGCATAGCCATGAAAG GAGTGAAATTTTATTGCCGCAACTGCGGGGAGGAAGGGCACAGAGGATACTACTGCCCAACAATCAGGAAAAACTTAGGTAAGTTGCAGTTCCGATGTCGCTTATGTGGGGAAAAGGGACACAACCGTCGGACTTGTGGAAGATCCAAGGTAGAGAGAGCACCGAAGAGGGGAAACCAGAGTACCTCCCGTCGGTGCACATTATGTGGCCAGAATGGCCATAATCgtagaacatgtccaaaatctaCTGAAACAGAAGCAGTCTTTTCAAATACCCAAGAAGGCACACAG